Proteins encoded together in one Vitis vinifera cultivar Pinot Noir 40024 chromosome 4, ASM3070453v1 window:
- the LOC100255041 gene encoding gibberellin 20 oxidase 2, producing MDSSASTILMPPPLELKDERKKGSVVFDSSKMQKQEKLPTEFIWPDADLVRAQQELNEPLIDLDGFFKGDEAATAHAAELIRMACLNHGFFQVTNHGVDLDLIRAAQEDMGAFFKLPLSRKLSVKKKPGELSGYSGAHADRYTSKLPWKETLSFVYCYDSGSKPMVADYFKTALGEDFEQIGWIYQKYCDALKELSLGIMQLLAISLDVDSSYYRKLFEDGYSIMRCNSYPPCKEAGLVMGTGPHCDPVALTILHQDQVKGLEVFVDNKWQSVKPRPGALVVNIGDTFMALSNGKYKSCIHRAVVNMDKERRSLTFFMSPKDDKVVSPPQELIVREGPRKYPDFKWSELLEFTQKHYRPNNDTLQSFVEWRLSSQTK from the exons ATGGACTCGAGTGCCTCAACTATTCTCATGCCTCCTCCACTGGAGCTTAAGGATGAGAGGAAAAAAGGAAGTGTGGTTTTTGACTCATCTAAGATGCAAAAACAAGAGAAGTTGCCAACAGAATTCATTTGGCCTGATGCGGATTTAGTTCGGGCCCAACAAGAGCTTAACGAACCCTTGATAGACTTGGATGGATTCTTCAAAGGTGATGAGGCTGCAACTGCCCATGCCGCTGAGCTTATCAGGATGGCTTGCTTGAACCATGGCTTCTTCCAAGTTACCAACCATGGCGTCGACCTAGATCTTATCCGTGCTGCACAGGAAGACATGGGCGCTTTCTTCAAGCTGCCATTGAGCAGGAAGCTCAGTGTCAAGAAGAAGCCTGGCGAATTGTCAGGTTATTCGGGTGCCCATGCGGATCGGTACACTTCTAAGCTGCCGTGGAAGGAGACACTTTCTTTTGTCTATTGTTATGATAGTGGTTCCAAGCCCATGGTAGCTGATTATTTCAAAACTGCCTTAGGTGAAGACTTTGAACAGATAGG GTGGATTTATCAGAAATACTGTGACGCATTGAAGGAGCTGTCTCTAGGGATTATGCAACTCTTGGCAATTAGCTTGGATGTGGATAGTTCCTACTAcaggaaattatttgaagatggttACTCAATTATGAGGTGCAACTCCTATCCACCTTGCAAAGAAGCTGGCCTTGTGATGGGCACCGGCCCTCACTGCGACCCAGTGGCTCTAACAATTCTTCATCAAGACCAAGTTAAAGGCCTAGAAGTTTTTGTGGATAACAAATGGCAATCTGTCAAACCTCGACCCGGTGCCCTGGTGGTTAACATTGGTGACACTTTCATG GCACTATCCAATGGAAAATACAAGAGCTGTATACATAGGGCTGTGGTGAACATGGACAAAGAGAGAAGATCATTGACCTTCTTTATGAGCCCGAAAGACGACAAGGTGGTGAGTCCGCCACAGGAGCTTATTGTCAGAGAAGGGCCAAGGAAGTACCCGGACTTCAAATGGTCAGAATTGTTGGAGTTCACTCAGAAGCACTATAGACCCAATAATGATACTCTCCAGAGCTTTGTGGAATGGCGTCTCTCATCTCAAACCAAATAA
- the LOC104879176 gene encoding uncharacterized protein LOC104879176, with protein sequence MELDGNDKFLLVGTRKINCKSIPYLIFFSQIQMPLPDPRAGSLFIWVISCFLLLAILAGGSFLVLYMSLPQTQSTSWLPVAGVLLVCLPWLFWLLTILYRLISRTCGFRMGGSYGGNGVRGGGGSVTGASGGGGVGSVKNAAADEASEAVAASSPVNSPERSGARRVHFGAAVVVGEQDGQGELEKKNENQMRSLSSSNSSNDISINSHESEIPLALSMVS encoded by the coding sequence ATGGAATTGGATGGTAATGACAAGTTCCTACTGGTGGGCACCCGTAAGATTAACTGCAAAAGTATCCcatatctgatttttttttcccagatACAAATGCCTCTACCGGATCCAAGGGCTGGAAGCCTATTCATATGGGTAATCTCTTGCTTTCTGCTTCTCGCCATTCTCGCCGGAGGCAGCTTCCTTGTCCTGTACATGAGCCTCCCTCAAACGCAATCCACTTCATGGCTTCCTGTTGCAGGGGTGTTGCTTGTTTGCCTTCCATGGTTGTTTTGGCTGCTAACAATCTTATACAGACTCATTTCCCGGACATGTGGATTTAGGATGGGCGGCAGCTATGGAGGTAATGGGGTTCGTGGAGGAGGTGGTAGTGTTACTGGGGCCAGTGGAGGAGGAGGTGTTGGCAGTGTTAAGAATGCAGCTGCGGACGAGGCATCTGAGGCTGTGGCTGCCTCCTCTCCTGTGAATTCTCCCGAACGAAGCGGTGCAAGGCGTGTCCACTTTGGAGCCGCGGTGGTGGTGGGTGAACAAGATGGCCAAGGTGAACttgaaaagaagaatgaaaaccAAATGAGATCGCTGTCATCGAGCAATTCCAGCAATGATATTTCAATCAATTCCCATGAGAGTGAAATCCCACTGGCATTATCCATGGTATCTTGA